One window of the Betta splendens chromosome 21, fBetSpl5.4, whole genome shotgun sequence genome contains the following:
- the armc8 gene encoding armadillo repeat-containing protein 8, translating to MSCLLEAPLRISVLSEVTATSRHYVDRLFDPDPQKVLQGVIDMKNAVIGNNKQKANLIVLGAVPRLLYLLQQSSSSLELRTECAVVLGSLAMGTENNIKSLVDCHTIPALLQGLLCPDLIFIEACLRCLRTVFISPVTPVQLLYTDPTVIPHLMSLLSRSQRTQEYITQIFSHCCKTPEHQTVLFNHGAIQNIAPLLISPSYKVRMQALKCFSVLAYENTQVSMTLVNVLVDGELLSQVFVRMMQRDQPIEMQLTAAKCLTYMCRAGAIRTDDSCIVLKTLPCLVRMCSKEHLLEERVEGAETLAYLMEPDVELQRIASTTDHLVAMLADYFKYPSSVSAITDIKRLDHDLKHAHELRQAAFRLYASLGSNDEDIRKKITETENMMDRIVSGLSESSIKVRLAAVRCLHSLSRSVQQLRTSFHDHAVWKPLMKLLQNAPDEVLVMASSTLCNLLLEFSPSKEPILESGVIELLCSLTQSDSPALRVNGIWALMNMAFQADQKVKVEIVRCLGTEQLFRLLSDPDANVLMKTLGLLRNLLSTRPHIDQIMSSHGKQIMQAVTLILEAEHSIEVKEQTLCILANIADGNTAKELIMTNDDMLQKIKFYMEHLNVKLQLAATFCVSNLIWNEEDGSQERQDKLRELGFVDSLHKLTLASDSTLSDRAKTAMQQYLA from the exons ATGTCGTGCTTGTTGGAGGCCCCTCTCCGCATCAGTGTGCTATCT GAAGTCACTGCCACTAGTCGCCATTATGTTGACCGACTGTTCGACCCCGACCCACAGAAAGTGCTGCAGGGAGTCAT TGACATGAAGAATGCCGTCATCGGAAACAACAAGCAGAAAGCCAATCTGATTGTCCTTGGAGCTGTGCCCAG GTTACTATACCTGCTGCAGCAAAGCTCGTCCAGTCTGGAGCTGAGGACTGAGTGTGCTGTGGTGCTGGGAAGCTTAGCCATGGGCACAGAGAACAACATCAAGTCCCTGGTGGATTGTCACACCATCCCTGCTCTTCTCCAAG GTCTCCTGTGTCCGGACTTGATCTTCATTGAAGCTTGTCTTCGCTGTCTTAGAACCGTCTTCATCAGTCCTGTTACCCCTGTGCAGTTGCTCTATACT gaTCCCACTGTGATCCCTCATCTAATGTCTCTACTCAGCCGCTCTCAGAGAACCCAGGAGTACATCACGCAAATCTTCTCCCACTGTTGTAAG ACCCCAGAGCACCAGACTGTTCTTTTCAACCACGGTGCCATCCAGAACATCGCCCCCTTGCTCATCTCACCCTCTTATAAG GTCCGGATGCAGGCGTTAAAGTGTTTCTCAGTCTTGGCTTATGAGAACACTCAGGTCTCCATGACACTGGTGAATG TGCTGGTGGATGGTGAGCTGCTTTCTCAGGTATTTGTCAGAATGATGCAAAGGGATCAGCCCATTGAAATGCAGCTAACGGCAGCCAAATG TTTAACGTACATGTGTCGAGCGGGTGCCATCAGGACAGATGACAGCTGCATAGTACTAAAG ACCCTGCCGTGCCTCGTGCGGATGTGCAGTAAAGagcatctgctggaggagagggtcgAGGGTGCAGAGACGCTGGCATACCTGATGGAGCcagatgtggagctgcagaggattGCCAGCACCACTGATCACCTGGTGGCCATGTTGGCTGACTACTTCAAATACCCCAGCTCTGTGTCTGCCATCACTGACATTAAGAGG CTGGACCATGACCTGAAACATGCACATGAGCTAAGACAAGCTGCTTTCAGACTTTACGCCTCCCTGGGCTCAAACGACGAGGACATCCGCAAGAAG atcacagagacagaaaacatgATGGATAGGATAGTCAGCGGCCTGTCAGAATCCAGCATTAAAGTCCGTTTGGCAGCAGTCAG GTGTCTTCACAGTCTTTCGCGGTCGGTGCAGCAACTGAGGACAAGTTTCCATGACCACGCAGTGTGGAAACCTCTGATGAAG ctgctgcagaacgctCCAGATGAAGTCCTGGTCATGGCCTCTTCTACACTATGCAATTTACTACTTGAGTTCTCACCTAGCAAGGAG CCCATCTTGGAGTCAGGGGTGATTGAATTACTATGCAGTCTGACCCAGAGTGACAGTCCTGCACTGAGGGTCAACGGGATCTGGGCTCTGATG AACATGGCGTTCCAGGCTGATcagaaggtgaaggtggagatAGTACGGTGTTTGGGTACAGAACAGTTGTTCCGGCTGTTGTCGGACCCAGACGCCAACGTGCTAATGAAAACCCTTGGTTTGCTGCGTAATCTGCTGTCAACACGTCCG CACATCGACCAGATCATGAGTTCTCATGGGAAGCAGATAATGCAGGCGGTGACCTTGATCCTGGAAGCAGAGCACAGTATAGAGGTCAAAGAACAG aCACTCTGCATCTTGGCCAACATCGCTGATGGCAACACAGCCAAGGAACTCATCATGACCAACGACGACATGCTCCAGAAAATCAAGTTCTACATG GAGCATTtgaatgtgaagctgcagctcgcTGCCACTTTCTGTGTCTCCAACCTTATCTGGAATGAGGAGGATG GTTCTCAGGAGCGGCAGGACAAACTGAGGGAGCTGGGCTTCGTGGACAGCCTGCACAAACTGACCCTGGCCTCTGACTCCACCCTCAGTGACAG agcGAAGACGGCGATGCAGCAGTACCTGGCGTGA
- the dbr1 gene encoding lariat debranching enzyme gives MKVAVEGCCHGELDKIYETIAYLENKEGVKVDLLLCCGDFQAVRNEGDMKCMAVPAKYRTMQTFYKYYSGEKKAPVLTIFIGGNHEASNHLQELPYGGWVAPNIYYLGYAGVVRCRGIRIGGLSGIFKSHDYRKGHHEFPPYNPETLRSAYHIRNIDVFKLKQIQMPIDIFMSHDWPRGIYYYGNTEELLRKKRFLRQEVESNTLGSPAAEELLAHLQPSFWFSAHLHVKFAAVMKHPPKGNAAPRVTKFLSLDKCLPYRDFLQIVDVPERPGSTEGLEYDPEWLAILKSTNSLQRTTPHPWNPPENNGLHEQWDFRASKAGMMQVVEDLNGELSIPDNFSQTVPPYDPNKPQPYVAPSYNSNPQTTELCATLGLTDIYAQVGQAGNVMQRLQGGTGEKEDEDGNSVGSGDEPSEYPTDTSGLSSSFNPDEITIEDEWEEEEESKAAVEENEVSAVHTPNKMVLPEPKGNVTDTPLSRLMNLPPPSHSTPAAFPPPSGAERLCESDDEDATAARILKRSSDDTANPGSRGTTPIIKRRNQVIYTAVEDEECEEGRSE, from the exons ATGAAGGTTGCAGTAGAGGGTTGTTGCCACGGCGAGCTGGATAAGATCTATGAGACAATTGCTTATCTAGAGAACAAGGAAGGGGTCAAAGTAGACCTTTTGCTTTGCTGTGGCGATTTCCAAGCTGTTCGAAATGAGGGAGACATGAAGTGCATGGCGGTCCCAGCCAAGTACAGAACGATGCAGACCTTCTACAA GTACTACTCTGGAGAGAAGAAGGCTCCAGTGCTGACTATTTTTATAGGAGGGAACCATGAGGCATCAAACCACCTGCAGGAACTTCCCTATGGAGGCTGGGTAGCACCTAACATTTATTATCTCG GTTATGCTGGTGTTGTTCGCTGCAGAGGGATCAGAATTGGTGGTTTATCTGGGATCTTCAAATCACATGACTACAGAAAAG GCCACCATGAATTCCCGCCATACAACCCTGAGACGCTTCGAAGTGCATACCACATCAGGAATATCGACGTCTTTAAACTAAAACAG ATCCAGATGCCCATAGATATTTTTATGAGTCACGACTGGCCCCGTGGAATCTACTATTATGGAAATACAGAAGAATTGTTGCGCAAGAAGAGGTTTTTGCGTCAGGAAGTGGAATCCAACACGTTGGGGagtcctgctgctgaggagctcCTCGCGCACCTGCAGCCCAGCTTCTGGTTCTCTGCACATCTTCATGTGAAATTTGCTGCTGTTATGAAGCATCCG CCTAAAGGCAATGCTGCTCCACGTGTCACCAAATTCCTGTCTCTGGATAAATGTCTGCCCTACAGAGATTTTTTACAG ATTGTTGATGTTCCAGAGAGACCAGGTTCGACTGAGGGTCTCGAGTATGATCCAGAGTGGCTTGCTATTCTGAAATCTACGAACAGTCTTCAGAGGACCACCCCTCATCCATGGAACCCCCCCGAGAATAATGGCCTGCACGAGCA GTGGGACTTCAGAGCTTCAAAAGCAGGTATGATGCAGGTGGTGGAGGATCTCAATGGTGAACTTTCCATCCCAGACAACTTCAGCCAGACTGTTCCACCCTACGACCCCAACAAGCCCCAGCCGTATGTTGCCCCGAGCTACAACAGCAACCCTCAGACGACAGAGCTCTGTGCCACATTGGGTCTCACAGACATCTATGCTCAGGTGGGACAGGCAGGCAACGTGATGCAAAGGCTCCAGGGTGGTACTGGAgaaaaggaggatgaggatggaaaTAGTGTAGGAAGTGGAGATGAGCCCAGTGAGTATCCAACTGACACATCAGGACTGTCGAGTTCATTCAATCCTGATGAAATCACCATTGAGGATGAgtgggaagaagaggaagagtcaaaggcagcagtggaggaaaaTGAGGTGTCTGCGGTTCACACACCAAACAAAATGGTTCTGCCGGAGCCGAAAGGCAATGTCACGGACACTCCTCTGTCCCGCCTGATGAACCTTCCGCCTCCCTCCCACTCGACCCCAGCAGCGTTCCCCCCTCCGTCTGGAGCAGAAAGACTCTGTGAGAGCGATGACGAAGATGCAACAGCTGCACGCATCTTAAAACGCAGCAGTGATGACACGGCCAATCCTGGCAGCAGAGGTACCACTCCCATCATCAAACGCAGGAACCAGGTGATTTACACGGCAGTGGAGGACGAGGAGTGTGAGGAAGGGCGGTCAGAGTGA
- the rab5b gene encoding ras-related protein Rab-5B, which yields MSSRGSGGRSNGTLPQTKICQFKLVLLGDMAVGKSSLVLRFVKGQFDEFQETTIGAAFLAQSVCLDDTTVKFEIWDTAGQERYHSLAPMYYRGAQAAIVVFDITKPETLERAKAWVKELQRQASPNIVIALAGNKADLAEKRLVEYEEAQTYAEDTGLLFMETSAKTAMNVNELFLAIAKKMPKTDTQNPTHAARHRGVNLQDPDAHSSRACCGGN from the exons ATGAGCTCCAGAGGGAGCGGAGGCCGCTCCAACGGCACACTTCCACAGACCAAGATCTGCCAGTTCAAGCTGGTGCTGCTCGGGGACATGGCCGtgggaaagtccagcctggttctgcgtTTTGTCAAGGGGCAGTTTGACGAGTTCCAGGAGACGACCATCGGAG CCGCCTTCCTGgctcagtctgtgtgtctggatgACACCACAGTGAAGTTTGAGATCTGGGACACTGCAGGACAGGAGCGGTACCACAGCCTGGCTCCCATGTACTACCGCGGCGCGCAGGCTGCCATCGTGGTGTTCGACATCACCAAGCCG GAGACGTTGGAGAGGGCGAAGGCCTgggtgaaggagctgcagcggcaggCCAGTCCCAACATCGTCATCGCGCTGGCTGGGAACAAGGCTGACCTGGCAGAGAAGAGGCTGGTGGAGTATGAG GAAGCCCAGACGTACGCAGAGGATACCGGCCTGCTCTTCATGGAGACGTCCGCCAAGACGGCCATGAACGTCAACGAGCTGTTCCTGGCCATTG CAAAAAAGATGCCAAAAACAGACACCCAGAACCCGACACACGCAGCACGACATCGTGGAGtgaacctccaggacccagacGCCCACTCAAGCCGAGCCTGCTGTGGTGGCAACTAG
- the lcmt2 gene encoding tRNA wybutosine-synthesizing protein 4, producing the protein MPTTNRKKHGTDTAVQGTNDSSVVSKASAAAQGYFQDAFLQHFVCKVARRAPLINRGYYVRWRAVDHCVRRFLHATESCTQRQIVSLGAGFDSLYFRLRADGALQRAVVFEVDFPDVAQRKTALIHSKLTLREMLDSHPASDAVPVHVSSSQYCLLGVDVREESQLEEALGAAGLNWAAPTLILSEVVLTYMETQRSDAVIRWAAKILPHSLFIMYEQIHPLDPFGQIMQDHFLKCNSTLHALRQYPDTAAQRRRFLDQGWEQCVCLDVNDFYLGLIPEDERCRVENLEPFDEYEEWHQKCSHYFILAASRGSCVAQALLPHDAVLPMSPSWSPTALEVKAVPACVEGLAMASTLTSSGQVLLTGGCSRGGRRTVTRALVRGQQGWRAVSVHTSADLGVRLYHTATCLSEGRAVVYGGRSSPLSPVKELVTATIGPTGAEDSVETVKLHVEQVVSTGDAPRQRWRHTASVVRHKGRNFLFVFGGKNESQAALGDGHFLCLDRWHWTEMPVEGAAPEARHSHSACSYRAGVVVFGGLDGRGVPLGDALVLRPSQRGFCWERLEVQPPPVPRYSHAAHAFGDRLVVVGGVWLHAEAVPGVVVIDLTTRSSAEFRLDTTSVPWPLMLHSFCSELTDSQQLLLIGGGGNCFSFGTHFNRQPVTVDLRPALR; encoded by the exons ATGCCAAcgacaaacagaaagaaacacgGGACAGACACCGCT GTTCAGGGCACCAACGACAGCAGCGTGGTGAGCAAGGCTTCCGCCGCAGCACAGGGTTACTTCCAGGACGCCTTCCTCCAACACTTCGTCTGCAAAGTGGCGAGAAGGGCCCCGCTCATCAACAG GGGATACTACGTGCGCTGGAGAGCGGTGGATCACTGTGTCAGGAGGTTTCTGCACGCGACTGAAAGCTGCACGCAGAGACAG ATTGTGTCTTTGGGCGCGGGCTTCGACTCTTTGTATTTTCGCCTGCGTGCGGACGGAGCTCTTCAGAGGGCTGTCGTGTTTGAGGTGGATTTCCCAGATGTGGCTCAGCGCAAGACAGCCCTGATTCACTCCAAGCTCACGCTGAGGGAGATGTTAGACTCACATCCAGCTTCTGATGCAG TTCCTGTACACGTGTCCAGCAGTCAATACTGCCTGTTGGGAGTGGACGTTAGAGAGGAatcccagctggaggaggctctgGGTGCAGCAGGGCTGAACTGGGCAGCACCAACTCTAATTCTGTCTGAAGTAGTTCTCACATACATGGAAACACAAAG GTCCGATGCTGTCATCAGATGGGCAGCAAAGATTCTGCCCCATTCACTCTTCATCATGTACGAGCAGATTCATCCCCTCGATCCTTTTGGTCAGATTATGCAAGATCACTTCCTGAAATGTAATTCAACGCTGCACGCTCTCCGACAGTACCCAGACACGGCAGCACAGAGACGCAGGTTCCTGGATCAG GGCTGGGAGCAGTGCGTGTGTCTGGATGTGAATGACTTCTACCTGGGGCTGATTCCTGAAGACGAGCGATGCAGGGtggagaacctggagccttTTGACGAATATGAG GAGTGGCACCAGAAGTGTTCGCACTACTTCATCTTGGCTGCGTCTCGAGGTTCTTGTGTGGCTCAGGCTTTACTCCCACATGATGCAG ttctACCCATGAGCCCGTCTTGGAGTCCCACGGCCCTGGAGGTGAAGGCTGTGCCGGCCTGTGTGGAGGGACTGGCCATGGCTTCCACCCTAACCAGCTCAGGGCAGGTGCTGCTaacaggaggctgcagcagaggaggcaggaggacggTGACTAGGGCCCTGGTCAGGGGCCAGCAGGGCTGGAGAGCCGTCAGCGTGCACACGTCTGCAGATCTAG GTGTGAGGCTCTACCACACCgccacctgtctgtctgaagGAAGGGCAGTGGTGTACGGAGGCCGCTCGTCTCCACTCAGCCCGGTCAAAGAGCTTGTTACAGCAACCATTGGTCCGACTGGAGCCGAGGACTCGGTGGAGACAGTTAAACTCCATGTGGAGCAGGTGGTGAGCACTGGTGATGCACCGCGGCAGAGGTGGAGGCACACCGCCTCAGTCGTCCGTCACAAAG GCAGAaactttctctttgtgtttggaGGAAAGAACGAGTCACAGGCAGCTCTGGGTGACGGCCACTTCCTGTGTTTAGACCGCTGGCACTGGACCGAG ATGCCCGTTGAGGGGGCGGCGCCAGAGGCCCGACATTCCCACTCAGCGTGCTCGTATCGGGCGGGCGTGGTGGTGTTTGGAGGACTGGACGGAAGAGGAGTCCCGCTGGGGGATGCGCTCGTCTTAAGGCCGAGCCAGAGAGGCTTCTGCTGGGAAAGGCTGGAGGTGCAGCCCCCTCCTGTTCCCAG ATACTCTCATGCTGCCCATGCGTTCGGTGACAGGCTGGTTGTGGTGGGAGGGGTCTGGCTGCATGCGGAAGCTGTGCCGGGTGTTGTTGTGATTGACCTCACCACACGCAGCAGCGCGGAGTTCCGACTGGACACG ACGTCGGTGCCTTGGCCGCTGATGCTCCACTCCTTCTGCTCTGAGCTGACAGActcgcagcagctcctcctgatcGGTGGGGGAGGCAACTGTTTTTCTTTCGGGACTCACTTCAACCGTCAGCCTGTCACCGTGGACCTCAGACCTGCGCTGAGATGA
- the crygs2 gene encoding crystallin, gamma S2 isoform X2: MGKIVFYEDKNFQGRRYECDSDCSDFHSYLCRCNSIRVESGAWVVYERPNYMGYQYTLTRGEYPEYQRWMGVNDRISSCKIINFTSGTQYKMQLYEKADFGGQAYEATEDCPSLLEKFRWREVHSCKVYDGWWVFYEHTNYRGRQYFLEKGEYRKPGDWGAISPAVQSFKRFTE; this comes from the exons ATGGGCAAG ATCGTCTTCTACGAGGACAAGAACTTCCAGGGGCGGCGCTACGAGTGCGACAGCGACTGCTCGGACTTCCACAGCTACCTATGCCGCTGCAACTCCATCCGGGTGGAGAGTGGGGCCTGGGTGGTGTACGAGAGGCCCAACTACATGGGCTACCAGTATACGCTGACCAGGGGGGAGTATCCTGAGTACCAGCGCTGGATGGGAGTCAACGACCGCATCAGCTCCTGCAAGATCATTAACTTT ACCAGCGGGACCCAGTACAAGATGCAGCTCTACGAGAAGGCCGACTTTGGGGGCCAGGCCTACGAGGCCACGGAGGACTGCCCCTCGCTCCTGGAGAAGTTCCGCTGGAGGGAGGTCCACTCCTGTAAGGTCTACGACGGCTGGTGGGTGTTCTACGAACACACCAACTACCGCGGACGCCAGTACTTCCTGGAGAAAGGGGAGTACCGCAAGCCTGGCGACTGGGGGGCCATCAGTCCTGCTGTCCAGTCCTTCAAGCGCTTCACCGAATGA
- the crygs2 gene encoding crystallin, gamma S2 isoform X1: MHALFQIVFYEDKNFQGRRYECDSDCSDFHSYLCRCNSIRVESGAWVVYERPNYMGYQYTLTRGEYPEYQRWMGVNDRISSCKIINFTSGTQYKMQLYEKADFGGQAYEATEDCPSLLEKFRWREVHSCKVYDGWWVFYEHTNYRGRQYFLEKGEYRKPGDWGAISPAVQSFKRFTE, encoded by the exons ATGCATGCTTTGTTCCAGATCGTCTTCTACGAGGACAAGAACTTCCAGGGGCGGCGCTACGAGTGCGACAGCGACTGCTCGGACTTCCACAGCTACCTATGCCGCTGCAACTCCATCCGGGTGGAGAGTGGGGCCTGGGTGGTGTACGAGAGGCCCAACTACATGGGCTACCAGTATACGCTGACCAGGGGGGAGTATCCTGAGTACCAGCGCTGGATGGGAGTCAACGACCGCATCAGCTCCTGCAAGATCATTAACTTT ACCAGCGGGACCCAGTACAAGATGCAGCTCTACGAGAAGGCCGACTTTGGGGGCCAGGCCTACGAGGCCACGGAGGACTGCCCCTCGCTCCTGGAGAAGTTCCGCTGGAGGGAGGTCCACTCCTGTAAGGTCTACGACGGCTGGTGGGTGTTCTACGAACACACCAACTACCGCGGACGCCAGTACTTCCTGGAGAAAGGGGAGTACCGCAAGCCTGGCGACTGGGGGGCCATCAGTCCTGCTGTCCAGTCCTTCAAGCGCTTCACCGAATGA